Proteins encoded in a region of the Nicotiana tomentosiformis chromosome 9, ASM39032v3, whole genome shotgun sequence genome:
- the LOC104119575 gene encoding protein unc-13 homolog gives MPPATTMVHPPHHIKTQPSQKPDPNPSQSEDPIIVVDLVWPFGELEGLDRDDFREAAYEIFFTACRSSPGFGGRTAAISNSLNSSEGSGDGNGSGSGSGLSGPGSPKPPGVGMAITSRVKTALGLKMLKKLPSRRTSTSNAPSSPNAGTPSPKTGSTVVPQAKIRRPLTSAEIMRLQMKVSEQSDNRLRKTLMRTLVGQMGRRAETIILPLELIRHLKPSEFNDPQEYHLWQKRQLRILEIGLLLHPSIPVEKDNASAARLREIIQACEYKPIDTSKNSETMRSLCNAVVSLAWRSADGAPNDTCRWADGFPLNIHIYTALLGSIFDLKDDTLVLNEVDELLELMKKTWSTLGINRSIHNLCFTWVLFEQYVVTNQIEPDLLGATLTMLTEVASDAKKVDKERIYLKMLKSVLTSMKRWCEKRLLNYHASFHAENIGLMENIIPLMFSASKILEEDVPGYVSSPAEKGDVKDDTTGNRVNHFIRSSLRTAFSKMLEERNINVTSFESEDVIETLIKLANETEEFATKEKEIFTPVLKKWHPIAAGVAAVTLHTCYGTLLRQYLAGTTFLTSETALVLQRAGKLEKVLVQMVVEDSVDCEDGGKTMVREMIPYEVDSIKINLLRKWIQDSLKKGKDVLVRSKDSETWNPKSKSEPYAQSAIDLVKHAKEAVDNFFEIPIIITENLVNDLADGIENLFKDYVTFVASCGSKQSYMPTLPPLTRCGQDSRFVKLWKKAACSVGSNDPNQHLTDEDNNPRPSTSRGTQRLYIRLNTLHYLLQQLNSLDKTLSLSSRVIATPGSRYNKNRQLACCSFFDPTRSSIQAAVQHVSEVAAYRLIFFDSNNVFYASLYVGDVENARIRPALRILKQNLTLLCAILIDRAQPLALKEVMKASFEAYLMVLLAGGSRRNFSRMDHQMIEEDFESLKRVFCTCGEGLILEDVVEKEAKIAEGVVALMGQTTEQLVEDFSSVACEASGMGVVGTGQKLPMPPTTGKWNRSDANTILRVICYRNDKFANHFLKKTFHLAKRRG, from the exons ATGCCGCCTGCCACCACTATGGTTCACCCTCCCCACCATATAAAAACTCAGCCCTCTCAAAAACCCGACCCGAATCCATCCCAGTCGGAGGATCCTATCATCGTCGTCGACCTCGTATGGCCATTCGGGGAACTCGAAGGGCTCGATCGAGACGATTTTCGAGAGGCAGCTTACGAGATATTCTTCACAGCATGCCGGTCATCGCCGGGGTTCGGTGGAAGAACGGCGGCGATTTCTAATTCTCTCAATTCATCTGAGGGATCAGGAGATGGAAACGGATCGGGGTCCGGTTCGGGTTTGTCGGGCCCTGGATCGCCGAAGCCCCCCGGGGTGGGGATGGCAATAACTAGTAGGGTGAAAACGGCATTAGGGTTAAAGATGTTGAAGAAGTTGCCGTCCCGTAGGACTAGTACTTCTAATGCTCCGTCTTCGCCTAATGCCGGGACGCCGAGCCCTAAGACGGGCTCGACGGTGGTGCCGCAGGCGAAGATACGAAGGCCGTTGACGTCGGCTGAGATTATGAGGCTGCAGATGAAAGTGTCGGAGCAGAGTGATAATAGGCTAAGGAAAACTCTTATGAGAACTCTTGTTGGCCAA ATGGGAAGGCGAGCAGAGACAATAATCCTACCATTGGAGCTTATACGCCACCTGAAACCATCCGAATTCAACGATCCTCAAGAATACCATTTATGGCAAAAACGCCAACTTCGCATCCTTGAAATAGGCCTTCTCCTTCACCCCTCTATTCCAGTAGAAAAAGACAATGCATCCGCAGCGCGGTTAAGAGAGATCATTCAAGCTTGTGAGTACAAACCTATTGACACTAGCAAAAATTCAGAAACAATGAGATCACTTTGCAATGCTGTAGTTTCCTTAGCTTGGAGAAGTGCTGATGGTGCCCCTAACGATACTTGTCGTTGGGCGGATGGATTCCCTCTCAATATCCACATTTACACGGCTCTTTTAGGCTCGATCTTTGATCTCAAAGACGATACGTTAGTCCTCAATGAGGTCGATGAGCTTCTTGAATTGATGAAAAAGACATGGTCTACATTGGGTATTAATAGATCAATTCATAACTTGTGTTTTACATGGGTACTTTTCGAGCAATATGTTGTGACGAACCAAATTGAGCCTGATCTTCTCGGTGCAACATTGACTATGTTAACTGAAGTTGCAAGTGATGCTAAGAAGGTGGACAAAGAGCGTATTTATCTTAAGATGCTAAAGAGTGTTTTAACGTCGATGAAACGATGGTGTGAGAAGAGATTGTTGAATTATCATGCAAGTTTTCACGCGGAAAATATTGGACTAATGGAAAATATTATTCCTCTCATGTTTTCTGCGTCGAAAATATTAGAGGAAGATGTTCCGGGATATGTATCTTCCCCTGCTGAAAAAGGGGATGTGAAAGATGATACAACGGGGAATAGAGTGAATCACTTTATCCGTTCCTCTTTAAGGACTGCATTCAGTAAG ATGTTGGAAGAACGGAATATAAACGTTACGAGTTTTGAAAGTGAAGACGTGATCGAGACACTCATTAAATTAGCTAATGAAACAGAAGAATTTGCAACTAAGGAGAAGGAAATATTTACTCCTGTCCTTAAGAAATGGCATCCGATTGCAGCCGGAGTTGCAGCAGTGACATTACATACATGTTATGGAACTTTGTTGAGGCAATACCTAGCAGGTACAACCTTTCTCACAAGCGAAACAGCGTTAGTATTGCAAAGGGCTGGAAAACTTGAAAAGGTTTTAGTCCAAATGGTGGTAGAGGACTCGGTCGATTGTGAAGATGGAGGCAAAACAATGGTGAGGGAAATGATTCCTTATGAAGTTGATTCAATCAAAATTAACCTATTGAGGAAATGGATCCAAGATAGTTTGAAGAAAGGGAAAGACGTTCTTGTGAGATCAAAAGACTCTGAA ACATGGAATCCAAAATCCAAAAGTGAGCCATATGCACAATCAGCAATTGATCTAGTGAAACATGCCAAGGAAGCAGTGGACAATTTCTTCGAAATTCCAATAATCATCACTGAGAATTTGGTCAATGATCTTGCTGATGGCATAGAAAACCTATTCAAAGATTATGTTACCTTTGTTGCATCATGTG GGTCAAAACAGAGTTACATGCCTACACTTCCTCCTTTAACAAGATGTGGCCAAGACTCGAGATTTGTGAAACTGTGGAAGAAAGCTGCTTGTAGTGTTGGATCAAACGATCCGAACCAGCATTTGACAGACGAAGATAACAATCCGCGCCCTTCAACAAGCCGAGGGACTCAACGCCTTTATATAAGGCTTAACACCTTACATTACCTTCTTCAGCAACTCAATTCCCTCGACAAAACACTATCGCTCTCCTCAAGAGTTATCGCTACTCCAGGAAGTCGTTACAACAAGAACAGACAGCTCGCATGTTGTTCCTTCTTCGATCCAACACGTTCATCCATCCAAGCAGCCGTTCAACACGTATCAGAAGTTGCTGCTTATCGTCTGATCTTCTTCGATTCCAACAATGTATTCTACGCAAGCCTATACGTAGGTGATGTTGAAAATGCACGTATTCGACCAGCTTTAAGGATACTTAAGCAGAACCTGACTCTTTTATGTGCAATTCTCATCGACCGAGCTCAACCATTAGCACTCAAAGAAGTGATGAAGGCTTCTTTTGAGGCCTATCTTATGGTTTTATTAGCCGGTGGAAGCCGACGAAACTTCTCCAGAATGGATCATCAGATGATTGAGGAagattttgaaagtttaaagagaGTATTTTGTACTTGTGGAGAAGGTTTAATACTAGAAGATGTGGTGGAAAAAGAAGCTAAAATAGCAGAAGGGGTTGTGGCTTTAATGGGACAGACAACTGAACAATTGGTAGAAGATTTTAGCagtgtagcttgtgaagctagtGGAATGGGAGTTGTGGGAACAGGACAGAAACTACCTATGCCACCAACTACAGGAAAATGGAATAGATCAGATGCTAATACAATCTTGAGGGTAATTTGTTATAGGAATGATAAATTTGCTAATCATTTCTTAAAGAAAACATTTCACTTGGCAAAGAGAAGGGGTTAA